The DNA region TGAAGTAATCACTAATCAGATTTTCTATTATACTAAAGAAGAATACACTTTTGGAATTTCGACTTTTGACATAGAAAATAAAATCTATTGTCTTATTCTTGTCTTCTCTTTTGTAGGATTTTAAAAAACATTGTACAATGATTTGGAGCGTGACTGCAATTGGAGTTCATTCGTCGCATTTCGCCGTAATATCAAGGATCATGATCGGTACTGACTGTGAACTCATCGTTGATCTTTGTTTTCTTTTCGGTAAAGAAAAGTATAAAGAATAATGAGTGAAACTTGAATGGTCACTCTGAATTTACTGCATAATCAAAAAAGGTGATTTGTAAACTCAGCAACTTGTTCACGCTTTtgatttataaaaaaattaaaaaaattaaaaaaattaaaaaaataaaacagTATACATTTTAGTAATCAAATATAAAGCTTAATTAAGAGAAGCAAAAGCGTAATTGATCTCTAAACGTGTGTGGCTCCAAAAGATGAAGTACTCGATCTTCTTTGTACATATTAAATCATGTATCGCTTTCAAGCCTAATTAAGTAATGGAAAAGGACAAGGAAGCTAATGACTCAACTCAAATTTGTATAATATAAAATATTGGAGTTAGTTTGTACATCTATATATTATATTTGATAGTTCTGCTATCTTTCACTCTAGTTTAACAAGTTTTCATAGTGGTATAAACTCAACTACTTATTCCATcttaaaataattaaattattttaattatagTGTCTCAATTATTATATTTGAATGTATGACGAACCTTATTTATATTTTCACTACTTATTCTTTTTAGTTTCGTACTACATATCCGAATTTATACCACTTATCGAAAAGAATTATCGAAACCAATTACAAACTGTGTGATTGAACTAATGGAAATGGACGTTTAATTGGAGGTTGATTAGGTCAAAACACAGGGGCTCTAAAAGAAAAACAATTAAAAGAAAAACGGTGCATTCATTCTAGTTTAAAAACTGTATATTTACCTTTGTTGCCTTGGATTTCTTTCTGTATTACTTCATAGTATATAGTTCATTTTAACTTCATTTTACTTTTATGATACATTTTTCTTTAAAGACAAATCACTGTATATAAATAAAGGAGAGAAGGAGTACAAGATATAAAGTGGAGCTAAGGCACAAGAAACCATAGAACACAAAACATAGGAAAGATAAAAAAAGACACAGACACCTCAAATAATCCAAACTACCCCAAAAAGAACCAGACTAGAACTTGGAAAAAACAAACCACCATCAACATAGTAGTATCTTCTATAGTCAGCTTAGTACCACACCATAAATCAAATGACACACTTGAACCACTATTCACACAGACATAAAATAGGATCTGCAAGCTAAGTAGAGAAAGAACAAACATACCCCAACAACTTCCAAGATATTATTTACAGAAAAGTGAGATACACTTATCTTACATAGCCTTCTTGTAAATCGGTGATCCTATAAAGATGGATTTTCCATAATGTCCACACAATTGAATCTCAAATCATGATAAGTCCACCTATAATCTTAGTCAAATCCCCTAAGATTTTTTTTTAACTAGAGGTAGAATATCACCTAGTAAGATAACTATCCTCCTAAGACACTGAAAGATCTTATACCACAAGTTTTCACCCAACATATAACCCACAAGAAAATATGGGATCTTATTGTGGAGAAGTTGTCAAGAAAAGAATGTCATTCTATAGGGAGCCGAACATCACTAAATAGAAGCCAGAGTAAATTATAAACTAGAAGGAAAGGTAGAAAGAAAAGAATAACACTAAAAAATATTGCAGTAGACAGAGGAGGCGATGTAAGCATTACTCTCCCTGGGTGACGAACACAAACAATCACTCTCAAGTGAGAGAGTAACTCTCTGGATAGTCAAGATAGGGTCATCCACCAAATCTTGCTAATAACCAAAGAGAGGTCGCCTCCAATAAAAATTATAGACCATGACTCCATCTTTCCAAGTAGCAATATCACCAACCTTATTCTTTTTTTTCTCATTGATCGAAAAAGTAACTCTTAGAGAAGTGGGTCCCACCCAAAAATCATTGAAAAAAGATGTAAGCCTACATGATCCAACCTTCCTCCTTAGTCTTTCCACAAACTTGTGTAACTATATCCTTACGGTTATAATCAGGAAGTGATAAAAGTTCATAGATGAGCAAGATATACTTAGCCATGATAATGTCATTGTTTGATGATGACAATGTAAGTTATGAGTATGCCTAAGATGTTGGTGAATTATGACTTAAAAAAATTTATCCTGTTTTTATGCGAACTGGTTCTATCTTTTCTAGTTAGTTTAGACGATGAAAGCGGTAAAATGCAGAAAACAAAGAACATCGGGATGTATCCTGGTTCCCCTCAAAATCCAAGAGTACTCCAGTCCTCTTACAACatgtaagagattttattatagTTAGATCTTCATAAACAAGACTCTAACCAAGTTatcaagaacaatcctcttgaaacttgtcccacaagaaaagaaaacaatCCTCCCTTTTCTTGTAACCTTATctccaacaatcctggacaatAAGTAAAGACTTCTACAAGAAGATACAATCCACCTCCTTATAGAATCCTCCAAGTATCAAACAATTCTTTATACCTAGGTATTTGTAACAACAATAATAATTTGAATAAGATGAAAATTGTAGAATGGACAAGACTTAATCAAATGACTAAagtcttcttctctttcaaatATGAAATATCAATATCATATACTCTCTAGGTACTCAATGATACTTTGTTGAATACGATATGAAAATGTATTTCAAAAAATAATGAAAGTTCTATTGGAAATATTATGTAGGGAGACTTTTAAGATTAGTTTTATAGAGGTGAATGTAAAATGAATTTTGGAAATGTATTTATAGTGATGAAAGAAACCACTCAAAAAACATGGCAATGATTATAGAAATTCTGAAAATTCATTAGTGAAAAGAAGCAAAGGTTGCCATGAAGAGATATgatgaaatgatgtaatgaaaTAAAGCATTTTTACTCAAGCATGCCAGGTACAATCAGTTATACCAAAAGGAAAATTGATTGTCCTAGTTCACAATGTTACAAATTAAAACCACATCAGGTACAATGGATTGATGAAAAATGACAATTGATTGTCATTTATGAAAAGTTACTTTTTTAAAGAGTCGGTTGCAAAATGATTTTGTTACAATCGATTGTTTCCATAGTGCAATCGATTGTAGCCtctaaaaaaattgaaatattttttttaaataaaaccAAACAAAAATCATTATCTATTGAATTAACCAAGCCAATAGATCTTTAAAAAATAATTACTTTGGTTcaaatatgaaaaatctttttAAATGCATGATAAAAATTCTTTGAGCACTAAGATTGAATATGTTATGATTTTTCATATACCTTGAGGCTTGATCAAAAGCTTGAACAAAGTCATGCAACTTTTTCCTTCTTCTTTGATAATGTAGATTTGATCTTGAATCATAAAGCTTGAATAAATATCTTCATCAAAACATGTTGGAAGCTTGTCTTCGCAATCTCCCCTTTTTTATATGATGATAACCATATGAGAAAAGAAGATTATTCTTGATCACAATGCTCCCCCTTTCTCTTAGAATCATATGCTTAGATATCTCCCCATAACTTTGACAAGTCATACTAACTTTGATTCTTCCTGAAAATGTTAGATCATAAGCATATACAAATATATAATATCTTTTCACCCTTTGTCATTATCAAAAATAAGAGAAAAGTGTAATTGAAAGTGAACAAATAGAGAAAGTAAAAAATTAGAGAAACTTAACATAATCATATTGTCTTTGTCATTGCTGGGGATAAAGCATTTGCATCCAAAGATGTGAAAGTGAACACTATTTGGCTTTCTTCCTTTGAggagttcatatggagtcttttTAAATATTGGTCTTATAATAACTCAATTACTTACATAGCATGTCGTTCTTACCGCATCTTCCTAAAAGATATTTTGGTAGATTTGTATCACTAAGCATCGCTCTTGCAAGATCTACTAGGGACCAATTCTTTCTTTCCACCattccattttgttgtggagtcctTGGTCCTGAAAAATTGTGAAAGATTCCATGTTCTTCACAAAACTCTTCAAAAGGTGCATTTTGGAACTCTCCACCATGATCtcttcttatggaggcaatttttagtaatttttcaatttgaatttgctttgcatacttcttgaacGCCTTGAATGGATCACTTTTCTACACTAAAAAGAATGTCCAAGAATATCtagaaaaatcatcaacaataactaaagcatatacaTTACCTTCGAAGTTCtcgttcttgatggaccaaacAAGTCCATATGCAACAAGCATCGTGTCCTTAAAGTAGACACCACGTTCTTGGGTTTAAAAGTTGATTTGGTTTATTTTCCCTTTTGACAAGCATCGCATAATTTATCTCATGAGTGgcttcatcttcaatcaagcattcatcctTGGTGAACTTGATCTTGAAGCCTTTGTCACAATGGTGGCTTATACTTAGAAGATTGTACTTTAGTCCTTCAACATAAAGAACATCTTCAATGAATGTGAAATGTAATGCTCCAACTTTTCCTATGCCAATAATTTTTCCTTTGatgttgtctccataagtgacatatATCTTGGCTTTAAGCACTAGATTTGAAAATCTATTGATATCTCCCATTAAATGcttattgtagcggggtattcattaccttatggtttattgactaaaccaaaagtaaatcatacaattcgagtcgccaccgcacttttatttgtccaaaggaaaggctaaaaagcgaacaaaagccaagaagttttatcaaatcaaaaaactaataaaaatgtcaaagatctgggtaagggggttggttatgcaatgggaaggttttaagcacccaaaacatccttagtactctaagggagccctttttgcaaagatgtattgtaggttggtatttgtgaaaatatttgtgcaaacaagattggggggatgagaaaagaatatacatatttacaattttgttgtttgaatgaatgaacccattgcctacgtaccatcacaaaggtaggatcaaaacctcgtagttcggggtaaaaatctcaaaatatgggtgaattgatttgtcaaaatccttaaggtcttttgttatcaatgggagaaaactcaacctaaaccaacaatccaccatgtgaggagagcctcaacatactagtgaggggttaaccctataaaAAGTATGGAAGATatataatccaatcactaaggataaggtgaggtttacatcaaccactatgataacttaaacctatgactaatgtttatgaaagAAAGGTCTTAACAAagggtggccattggaaccacaaaattaacttgaagtgagttgtatttacaagttggatgtattcacaaaatgaggtccAAGTATGAATTAAggttcatttacaatgagtattaatgaaaagagtttgaaaaatcaaaggcataaggcctaggtttctaatttgaaaacaatgtcaatgtttgcacaaaatgagtttggcttgggttagagtggagagaagaagagaaatgctagtcctaaacatgcaaacatgagagaagagataaaacccttggagttccttttcttgagatcataaagatgattcaagatgcttctttcctttggacttagcaattaactcaagcaatcaatcaaatattcatattcaagctcctaggatctccatttggcttgtctctcttaacttggctattcatgacaatggtcctccttactatctcaagtttggaatccctatcacacaagaacaaacatcaaaaagttcacaatgcaataagaggaatggacaaagaatgagtttagattaggggtcctttgaagtcaactttcaagatttagcattctaaaggcatgaggcctagttgctcttcaacaagtttagcattctaaaggcatgaggcctagatgctcttgaactcctttaagcataggtaaggtcctaattctaagtcctttctcctttttgcattgggttcacacaaacaaaacaaaacaagcacaaagcaacaatatatttatatacaataatgagctcaaatgagcaaaaggaaaatggcataaacataaaatatgagctcaagtgagaaaagggaaaagacaatatgaataaatgagcaagaaattaaatttcattaaagtaaattgcaagaattaaatgcttgaattaaagttagtaattagtagttaatgttagtgtgtcataagacaatttagcgctatgttaagcaatcgtaagtggactaatgtagtagtcacagctatctgaggtcggtcaataaaactataggcaaataaacacaagttagagatcatgactagtaagccaagctcctacaacttgccatgctgaaagaaaaagaaggaaggtcttgtatggatttcagcttttttgcttgaccaagaagcaacctatcttggacacaaagcaattcacttgatctttgatcaagttgaattttatttggatcaaagaaggttaaacctctcatatgtcaaggctaaccacaaatcattaactcattggccaaaataaaaagaagaagatgaagatgaaatgaaaatggacaaaatgagaattcaaatgacataatcaaaacacaatgattaaatgtgaatgaaatcatcatcaaccaatgtaaaacagaagagaaatgaagattagaggtcaacaaagtcaaacatattttttggtatttttgaaattaaaataaaacataaaataaaatgaacaaaatatggtcaaacttcaaattcaattaaaatcaacttgattaagtccaattgaatcatcataagtctaacatggtcaaacaaggttttccaaattttctcaacattttttgaaaacagaaactattttaaaacaattaaaaacaaagaaaaataacacaaatgaactaaaatctcaaataaatctcaaatcaattaagaaattgatgagaatatttttcatagacttatcatgatccatatgtgttaagaaaatatttttggaatttttggataccaaaaagtatttaaaatgaattaaaaactattaaaaacaaaataattcacaaaaaatattaaatggaatcacaaaaataattaaaaatcagattatgaaactagatttttcaagaatttttttgcaattggtctcatatttgtgtgattccaaataaaatagttatgtttttttggaaataaatggaataaaagaaaataaaacagaaattagaaaaatatgaaaaaCCAGGAAGCGCATGAatcacttcattaattgacgtggacaaaTCTAATGGCTCAGAGGCGCGCTTCCATTGTGGTCATTAGTCAAGCGCGTTGCAAAGTGTATTAAAATAAGTCAACTAAACAAATGGCTGAGATTATAACGTGCACATGAGATCCAAGGGCCAAGAggttccacgtggggacggtggtggaaaccaccgtcttctccggtggactaactgattccggccaccagttgtaggtttttcaacctcaaccaaaatgcacgagccTTATACCAAAgtgaagttggggtgatgtacatcacccctgtaaccttggattatcCTCAAGATCTCTATATAATGAGAAATCTTAGCTTGAATTTCAAGGTGTTCAAACTGAAATGCTCtaaaacacaaaatcaaagccaccactggcttgcctcttgatagaggacttcagaaaaccatttgaacacaagCAAATCACATTATATAATGAGGTATGGATCAAAACAGTTTGAACAtctacctttgaagagcagctttgtgCAACACGGTCCACTCAATCTTTTGCTTCCAATTTGCTCTTGAGATGTTgtatgaatgcaaggctaaggaataagtcttgaagatcaactgattttgttgaaattcaagcttgaattgGAAACGTGAAAATCAGAATTTCTTTGGTATGGTTTGGTATggatttcagcagagcttcaggttgaatTCAGGGTGAaatttgaatgaggcaaggcatgtatttatagttggAGCTGATGTCAAGTGAGgagaaactcgtgtgcatgaagctttgggtcctccatgcatgggcctgtacaggcgcatgtgaggcccaaaatcaactggaaatgcaagctgatatcataccaaatggaaatggacgtgcaattttccttgtgtttgcttgtgcatgaagattcaaagTGAATTTCATAATTGGGCctaaatgttcccctcttcgaaagtcacacataaaaaatccaaacataggcatgtgagtaatggttggaaaggtcttgacataaggaacaaaatatatgttgggaaaaaatccatttggagtttggaaattgGTGAAAACTGACCTTGAGGTTtaaggtacaaaacatgtataaggaaaatttgtcaaaaatggtcaacttcaagcccttctgtttcaatgatgcaagcctcaaatgaaaaaaaCTCCAACAgaaaagttgtagatattttcaagattatcaatttagactcaaagttttcatcatttggatttttgatgagaaagttatgggaacttgaagttggacatttttcacatttcaatggttttggtccaaagtgacctataatgttttgtattatcacatgtgtttcttttaggattattaaattttgtacaacataacaattgaattagacatcttaatatttccaattcaatttgtctcacctcaaaatcataaaaaatgaagaagttaggtccttgggaagttgacccaaaattagggtttcagtcaaaatgacctataatgttttgaaatgaatgatgaccttccaagtttcaaatggattttttatgaacatgaaagtttttcatatggttcttaagaacatgttttctcttggggtcatcttcatttgacaaacacatcactagttaggtctcagtggatctcaaattagtcagatgacttgactggtcaacttcttAAGGCCAAACCTCAATTCTTGATTTATGAATGATTGAGGATGCTAACATAAtctcatatatgcataaaataatcaaataaagaacttcccttgattaaatttgatcatgggttgaggttgcttaATGAGCAAGGCACCttcaatgcatagttgaattagggtttccttgggaaacaatcctcaagccctttgatttatcttgatcaaattggcaaattgagatacttgggagacagtatgatgattgagatctttgtgaaccattttcattcttgctttcatcttcatctggccgtttcaatgagcataggagcctcctaggagcaagggcacatgtgatcacttgagcttcaaaacaaaagaagttagtgacatatttttgtgcttttcattagtaaacaaaataagaaaagaaataatatacaattcaagcatgcttggtggtctcaaaccactcacacaagtccccaccctagggttaaggagccacacatgctatgatccttgaggcaatgcaatgagcaatgatatgatgccatgagggatcttagggtcaaaattagggtcttacaagaATAAGTGTTGATCAGAGTTTATATAAAAGCATGATTGGTAGTCTTTTATACCTTACATCAAGTAGACCAGATAGAACTTTTGTTAttggagtatgtgctagatatGAAGCAGAACCTAAAGTGAGTCACATCAATCAAGTAAAAAGGATTCTGAAGTATGTGAATGCCACATGTGATTATGGAATGTTGTATTCTCATGATTCAAATTCCATGTTAGTggggtattgtgatgctgattgggctgggagtgccGATGACAGGAAGAGTACCTCTAGAGGATATTTCGCTTTGGGTAACAATTTGATTTCATGGTTCAGTAAGAAACAGAATTGTGTATCCCTATCTACTGTTGatgctgagtacatagcagcAGGTAGCAGCTGCTCTCAACTAAtatggatgaaacaaatgttgattGAATATAATATCACACAAGATATCATGACATTATTCTATGAAAACTTCAGTTCTATTAATAtctccaaaaatcctattcaacgcagtaggactaaacacattgacatcagacatcattttattagagaacttgcTGAACACAAAGTCATAACACTTGAGCATGTTAGCACTGAAAACCAGCTTGCTGACATTTTTAACAAAGCCTTGGATGTAGTTCAGTTTGAAAAATTAAGAGGAAAACTTGGGATTTGAGTTAATGAGAATTTATGACAATTACATCTTTAATTGTGTCAGACAAGTTTTGAACTCTCATCATTACACACGACACGCTTGTCTAAGCCCATTACTCCATTGTGTATCCTTTTAGACAAAAACACGCTACCCAtttcattcaaatgttttgttCCTCTCTAGAAATTTGTGCTCACCTTCTCTCAAGTGTCTTTCCCAATTCCATTTGTGTCTAGTGTTACATAAGATGTCGAAACAATCTTCACCCAAGCACATGCATGTCTCAACTGAAACCAATGGATCATCATCCCCAACTGCTAGGGAAGATGAACCATTCCAAATGATCAATCTATCTGACCTTGCCTTGGATGTTGCTTCCTTATCCATGATTCATTCGTCCTCTCAGAAGAAAGCAATGCCTTCTGTTTCAAAGAATGTCAAGACTTCGGGTAAGTCCTCTATTTCTGAGTCTATAATCCCTAGTGAAGATAAGACTATTGTTGAAGAGGGTTCTAGGTCTAAAGGTTCTGAGATTAGAAACCCTACTAAGCATACTGGTGGCACTGAGAATCAAACTGAAGCGGAAATGATGATCATTGATAAGGAACTTTAGATGTTTGTTACCTTTGTACTGAAGGAAGTAAACCCATATGTTTTTCTATATGTTCAAACATATTTGGCAAAAGAAACTAGTCCTGATGGTGATTCTAGTGAAAAAGCTGAGGAATGTGTCCCTGAGCAAGCTGCTTATGAAAGAAGGAGTAGTAAGAAGGATAATGAATGTGTCCCTAAGTAAGCTGCTCATGAAAGAAGAAGTAAAAAGAAAGTTGATTTTGTTGTCAACGTTGATGACGTAACATCTGATGAGGAACCTCTTACCAACATCGTGGCTCCTGGTATAACCAAGAGACTTCAGAGAAGAAAAGGAAAGTCCGTGATGTTTGAAGATTCCCCTTCTAAGGAGATAAAAAGAAAATATGGTGGTATGAAAGGCACTCCCTCTAGAAGTTCCAAAGGAAAATCTCTTGTTGGTCCTACTAGATCATGGAGTAAAGTTGTTACACCTACGAGGAAAAGGAAAGTTGTTTCTTCAATTGATTCTGAGTTTGAGGTCGAAGAGGATGTCCAGGACATCACTCATGTGAGAAGATCTGCCACAAAGAAGCCTTATGTTGTTGTACCCGAGGCTCTACTAGACAATGTGTCATTACATTATGTGAAGAATGCTGAAAGATGGAAGTATGTCATTCAAAGGAGGATAACTTTGGAGAGGGAATTGGGTAAGGATGCCCTAAAATGTAAGGAGGTTGTGGAGCTTATAGAAGCTGTTGGTTTGGTAAAGATTGTCACAAAATTTGGCCCTTGATATGAAAGTCTAGTCAAGGAGTTTGCGGTGACCATTCCTGATGGGTGTGACGATGTGAAAAGTGAAGACTATAGGAAGCTGTATGTTAGAGGAAATGTCGTGGCATTTTCTCCTGTTGTGATTAACAAGTTTCCGGGAAGAACTGAAGAACCTCAGGTTGAGCTAGAGATTACAGATGACCAAGTGTGCAAGGAGATAACTGCTAAGCAGGTGAAACACTAGCCAAACAGAGAAAAGTTGTATGCTGGGAAGCTGAGTGTCAAGTATGCAATCCTTCATAGGATTGGGActgccaactgggtgcctactaatcacACATCAACCATCTCTACTGGGCTTGGGAAGTTTATATATGCTATTGGGACAAGAAGAGCTTTTGATTTTGGGAAGTACATTTTTGAACAAGTTCTGAAGCAGGCCTTCTCAATTGCTGTGAAGATGCCTATCTGCTTTCCCTCACTCATCTGCGGGATAATTCTGAATAAACATCCTGGAATCTTACTGCCTATTGATA from Lathyrus oleraceus cultivar Zhongwan6 chromosome 1, CAAS_Psat_ZW6_1.0, whole genome shotgun sequence includes:
- the LOC127102916 gene encoding secreted RxLR effector protein 161-like, producing MIGSLLYLTSSRPDRTFVIGVCARYEAEPKVSHINQVKRILKYVNATCDYGMLYSHDSNSMLVGYCDADWAGSADDRKSTSRGYFALGNNLISWFSKKQNCVSLSTVDAEYIAADKF